A window of Lentibacillus sp. Marseille-P4043 contains these coding sequences:
- the galU gene encoding UTP--glucose-1-phosphate uridylyltransferase GalU has translation MKKVRKAIIPAAGLGTRFLPATKAMPKEMLPIVDKPTIQYIVEEAVEAGIEDIIIVTGKGKRAIEDHFDHSFELEENLIQKEKFDLLQKVRDSASVDIHYIRQKEPKGLGHAVWCARKFIGEEPFAVLLGDDIVQADTPCIKQIIAQYETTGSSVIGVQEVPENETHRYGIIDPNGCEGRLYQVNCFVEKPKDNAPSNLAILGRYVLTPEIFQFLDRHEIGAGGEIQLTDAIQMLNKRHGVLAYNFEGNRYDVGEKLGFVLTTLEMAIRNPVIKEDVIKGINRILDNEKSILK, from the coding sequence TTGAAAAAAGTACGGAAAGCGATTATTCCAGCAGCAGGATTAGGTACCCGTTTCTTACCAGCAACAAAAGCGATGCCCAAAGAAATGCTGCCTATTGTAGATAAGCCAACCATTCAGTACATTGTGGAAGAAGCCGTTGAAGCAGGAATTGAAGATATCATTATTGTAACCGGAAAAGGTAAACGTGCAATTGAAGACCACTTTGACCACAGTTTTGAATTAGAAGAAAATCTGATTCAAAAAGAAAAGTTCGATTTACTACAAAAGGTTCGTGATTCAGCTAGTGTTGATATTCATTACATTCGGCAAAAAGAACCAAAAGGACTCGGGCATGCTGTCTGGTGTGCCAGAAAATTTATTGGGGAAGAACCATTTGCAGTCCTTTTAGGTGACGATATTGTCCAAGCAGATACACCTTGCATAAAGCAAATCATCGCTCAATATGAAACAACTGGATCATCTGTGATTGGTGTTCAAGAAGTTCCTGAAAATGAAACCCACCGTTATGGTATCATTGACCCAAACGGATGTGAAGGGCGATTGTACCAAGTCAATTGCTTTGTTGAAAAACCAAAAGACAATGCTCCTTCCAATTTAGCTATTCTGGGCCGTTATGTGTTAACACCCGAGATCTTCCAATTTTTGGACCGACATGAAATTGGCGCCGGAGGAGAAATTCAACTTACCGATGCTATACAAATGCTGAATAAACGTCACGGTGTCCTTGCATATAATTTCGAGGGGAATCGTTATGATGTTGGAGAAAAGCTTGGATTTGTCTTGACAACACTTGAAATGGCTATTCGCAACCCGGTTATTAAAGAAGATGTTATCAAAGGAATCAATAGAATATTAGATAATGAGAAAAGCATTTTGAAATAA